Genomic DNA from Candidatus Hydrogenedentota bacterium:
TTGCCGAGTTGCAGGACAAGGGGATCATCGTGCAGGCCTCCATGATCCTGTTCCAGCACCACCACGACGAAAAGAGCATCCAGGAGGACATAGACTGGGTCATCGGGCTCAACTCCAGCCTGACCCAGTTTATGAACTACACGGCGCTGCCCGGCACCCCGCTGTACAACCAAGTAGAGGCCGAGGGGCGGCTGCGCGGCGTGCCCTACCGTCACCAGCACGGCCAGGGGGAACTGGTTTTTGACCACCCCAACTTCCCGAACCCGGCGGACCACGCCCGAATCCTGAAAGAGGCGTTCCGCCGGAAATACGTCAAGGGCGGGCCGGGCGTGCTGAACATGGCGCTGACCGCCGTCCAGGGGGTGAGGCGGGCGCGGGCGGACCAGCAGTTGCGCCGCAAGGGCGGGCTGGCCTGGAACCCCGAAACCCTGCGCTATGAGCCCTCCGCTAACCCCGGCCCGGACCGCTTCATGAAACAGCGCATCCTGATGATGTCCCGCATGGCCGCCATCCTGCGGCCCACGCTCTGGGCGGCGTTCGTGTACGCGCCCAACAACGCGGCCCGGCGCAAGGCCCTCGCCGTCATGTGCCTGTACCGCGAGACCCTCGGCGCGCCCAAATGGTCCGACCGCCTCGCCGCGCTCGGGCTCGTGGCCACCGGCGCCGTCGAATACGCCAAACTGCACTTCAACCGCCTGCGCGGGCGCGAGAGCATCGTCATCCAGCCCCCCTGCCGCCGCACCGAGTACCGGCACCATGACGCCGTGGTGGACAGCGAAGGCGTGGTGCGGCACATGGTCGGCACCATTCAGGCCATCGCCCACGAGGCGGTGGAGTCCGTGCCGGAGCCCGACGCCAACGCAACCTGACTGGGTCAGTCGGGAGATTGGCGTTCCAAGAGGGGGCATCCTTCCATGGCCGGGACGGTTATGCCACTTCGAGTCATGGCATCCGCAGTGTTGTCACAGGCCCACCCGCCATTGTGCCAATTTGTTTGAGGCCAACACCCGCCGCAGGTCGTTGGCGTTTTTTGGGCGCCTTTTACAGCCAGTTTTCGACGCGCAGGCCCTTTATCCGCCGGAACTTCCGCTCGTTGTTGGTGACCAGTGTGGCGTTCAGGGCGATGGCGTGGGCGGCGATGAGCAGGTCCATCGGGCCGATGACCTGTCCCAAACGTTCAAGTTCGGCCCGGACACGCCCGTAGACCAGCGCGGCGGAGTCGTCGAAGGCGCGTATCTCAAGGGGCGCGCAGAACTGGCTCAGGGCGATTTGGTTTTGATCCGGTTTGGCGCTTTTTTCCACGCCGTGGGCGAGTTCTGCGAAAGTAATCACTGAAATGCCCACGGCGCCGATTTCGTGTTGGCGCAGTTTTTTTAGGGCTTTGGGGCTTCTGTTCCGGATGAGCTCGATGCAGATGTTTGTGTCCAGCAGGCGGCGGATCATAGGGGGTGCCGCTCTTCCGTCGGCGCTCCCTGGTCGCGGGTCTCCATGAAGTCCCGGGTGAAATGGTCGAGGCTTTCGGCGAGAATTTCCCAGCCTTTCTCGCGGGGGAAGAGCATCACCACGCCGCCCACTTTGTTCACGCAGACCTCGCCGGTGGAGAACTGAAATTCTTTGGGCAGCCGTACCGCCTGGCTTCGGCCGTTGAGAAAGACTTTCGCGGTGTTCATGTTAGGGTCTCCGATTGGTATATATCAGAGTATATATTGGGGGTGTTGTTTTGTCAACAGGGGGCGCCCCCTCCGGGGAATGCCGCCGCCGTCCCGGCATGTTTGACCGTTTCACGGCCAAGCCCCTACAATGGGCGGGTTGGCAAGGCGAAACGAGGACCATCATGACGCAAGCTCCCCTGTCC
This window encodes:
- a CDS encoding AbrB/MazE/SpoVT family DNA-binding domain-containing protein — its product is MNTAKVFLNGRSQAVRLPKEFQFSTGEVCVNKVGGVVMLFPREKGWEILAESLDHFTRDFMETRDQGAPTEERHPL
- a CDS encoding type II toxin-antitoxin system VapC family toxin translates to MRRLLDTNICIELIRNRSPKALKKLRQHEIGAVGISVITFAELAHGVEKSAKPDQNQIALSQFCAPLEIRAFDDSAALVYGRVRAELERLGQVIGPMDLLIAAHAIALNATLVTNNERKFRRIKGLRVENWL